CAAAATGAGCaaattttttagataaaataattttaatacaggttgagtatcccttacaCGAAATGCTTGGGAtgagaagtgttttggatttcactTTCCATATTCTGGAGTatctgcatatacataatgagatatatTGGAGATGAGACCCAAGTCTAAATacaaaattcttttatttcacaTAAAGTTATACATGTAGCCTAAAGGAAATTTTATACGATATTTTTAATAATCTGGTGCATAATGCATGTGTACACTGGACCATCAGAAAGGAAAGGTGTCACTATCTCAGCCACCCGTGTGGACAATCTGTAGTTGTCTGGCATCACCATAATTTCTGACTCTGCATTTACAAGCTACCAATAAACAATTATTTCCTTACACTTATTCCCACATAAGTAGTTAACAGGAAAAATATAACATACcattaatacaatgaaaaaagTAATCTGTTCAAGCTAGAatcagtagctcacacctgcaatcccagcatattgggaggctgaggcaggagaatcacttgagcccaggagcttgagatcagcccaagcaacagagtgagaacctgtctctataaaagaaaaagaataataatgtttCAGGGTAACCtggtttcagattttggagcattttggatctggatttttttttatttttatttttttagctcaCTATGAATCTACTGTAAGGGGGTAGATCTGGAATTTTTAAAGTAGGGACACTAAACCTGTATTGCTCGGAGAAGCAATCGTCTTCAAACCAGTCCCACTATTTATATCCCACAATTATGCTTTCCCAAGTTACTCAAGTGAAAATCACTGAGGTCATATATGACAAAGCAGTGTCTAGTAAACATACAGTtttaccaaaatgaaaaaaaaaatttttaaagacaaaaagggagcagggggcagtggctcacacctgtaatcccagaactttgagaggccaaggcgggcagatcacctgaggtcgggagttggagaccagcctgaccaacatggagaagccatgtctccactaaaaatacaaaattaaccggtggtgcatgcctgtaatcccagctacctgggaggctgaggcagaactgattgaacccaggagtcaggaggttgcagtgagccaagatcacgtcattgcactccagcctcggcaacaagactgaaactccatctcaaagaaaaaaaaattttttttaagggtagaattaaaaattaaaaagaaactttgaaaaagaacttatttatttaaactttttaaaagttatgtgtAATGTGACAGAGCACTTTATGTTACACAGATGTTTTGTTCAAAGCCCACCTCCTGGAAAcccaaatattcaaaaaaaagtaataataataagcaaacacacaaaacaagaacaatttTCAGATTGCAATATAACTAAAATGAGATAGCATATTTCACATGGGATCTAAAGAACATACTTTGATTTGGCCTAAATAGtagtaaacttatttttaaatgtgagaagtaggaaaaaaaaccctTACCTTGGAAACTAAAGAATCTACCAATACTAAAATTAAATTCCAAGTGTAAACaagatttattttcaataatgtgacataaaaagagaaagcattATTTCAGCTTCCagcattttttaagttaaaaaaaaaagcttttttttttaatcgaatAACCTTGAATAGAATTTCTAATGAATAAATTCAAGAGTAGATTAAAACATGATTTAGGAAAACCTTCAATGCTTGAGATGTTAACATGAGGTCATTATGATAGAAAAAAGGGTTAAATGGAAGTTTTTGGAGAATGGCATTGCATATCATCACAGCAATTATTTGTTAATCCTCTGCTTGAAATGAATAGCCTATAATCTTAAACAAATTCATTCAACATAGTGAAAGCATTATGTCTGTTTTAGAATCAGAAAAACTAATCTAGGTTCAAAATATACTTTGCTACTTGCCCAGGATCTCACATCTGGTGTTTTAACTTACCCAGACTTGCAAACATAAAGCAAAATGTGTCTTCAAGAAGCAATGACTAAAGCGATGGTTCAAAAACCTCAACTTACATGAAGAATTATCTAAGATTAGTTGCTAGAAAAGCAGAAACTTCCACAACGAGAAGCCTAGAAATCTGCATTTAAACAAGCATCCAGTTGACCCTGGTGCCAAGTGGTCCAGTAACATCATTTAAAAAGCGCTTGGTCTAATGGGTACAGAAAAACACCTTTTGACCTGGAGCACTTTAACTCAACCTCTTTGGGCATTAATTCCCTCCACACAAGGGATAGTGTCTCCTTACCTCAAAGTCGAGATTATAATTAACCTTACAGGCAAACCTAATTATCTGCAATAACTGATTCTAAAATCGTTGATGTTTAGTTCCCTATGTCAAGAGATTTCAACATTTCCTTCCACCTCCATTATAGACCAATTCTTCCTAAACCTCTAAATTTTCTTCCCCCGGTAAGACTTTTCACTGCAGCCATAATTAGTCTGGAGTTCTTGTCTAGCGATAGCATCCTGGAGGACTAGAGCTCAGATTAGCTTTTGAGAAACCCTAACCCTGAGATAAGGCCTGCAAATTATTTGATGCAAGCAGGTCTTGAATAAAGAGATAGCCGACTATCAAACCATAATGAAGATACGCGAGGGAAGAGTATGTCATGTCATAATACTGTACTTTAAGCACCATATTGCTTAACGAAAGGCCTAAAGCCTTTTGTTACCCTTGCCCACAGCTGAGAAAAGTATCAGTTCCCGAGTTCTAGGCGGAAGAGGCCCCAGAGACACCACTTTCTCGCGTTCAGATGTGTCTACGTAAGACCACAAAAGAAACCGAGGCAAAAATATCCAGAAACAGCCTCCAGTTGTCGCAAAACAGAGAGAGTACATATAAAAGAACAGAAGGACCAGAAAAGTAAGGCTAAACCCAGGGCATGGACTCCCCCATTCTTCCTTCTCCCGCTCTCTTCACAGACTGAGGTACCTTGGGCGGCCGAATTTTGCAGATGCCGGTTTTCTCCGCCAAAAGCCGGATGCGAGCGATAAAGCTGAGAGGATCTGTGAGCTCCTCCCAGCTCGGCTCAAAGACAGGGCACTCTGGGGGTGACACGAACTCCGCCACGTAGCCCCCCGGCCCCACGCCCGCCATTGCAACGGCGGGGGCGGGGGTCCCCGTGGGGAACAGGTGGTGAAAAGCTGGCTGAAGCCGAGTTTGTTCACGTCCCCTGACACAGGCCGAAGCGCATCTTCGCGGACGAGAACTGTTCAACACAGAAACCCCAGAATCGCTTCCTGCTCCCGTTTGTTATTGTTTCTCTCAGGGCTTTTCCTCTGAGGTTCAGGACTTTTCCGGAAGTTACCGTGCTGTCAAAGCCCTCGGCTCCCTGCAGGAAACAGAATCCTTCCGCAGCGGCGCGAAGCCTGTGTGTCTGACCCTTCCTTATGCCTTTTTTGCCCGGCAGCCCAGTATGGCTGTTTCTCCCCTTGCCTGCCAAAGTTCAGCCCAGTCCAACGACTCCACGCGGCTCGCTCTTGGTGGGGTTTGAAGAGGGGCACATCTCCTTTATCAGTGCTACGGTATAGAGGGAAGCCGACTGGGCGAGGTGAGGCGACGCGAGGCGCGACGCGTTCTTCCGGCGCGGAGGAATGTGTAATgccccagagggcagaggttgtgcTTCCGGCGAGGAGGGGCTCTTTCCCTTTTGTGTATCTATCTGTGCACACAGAATCACGCCGGGTCTTAACTTAGCCACCCAGACTGGCCGCCTGTGCTTCGTGATTTGTTTTAACGTGCCCGGCTGCGTTTATAACAAGTAGACTTTccagcattttctctttttcttagccCTTTGAATGCAGATATTTTACAGTAATCTCACCCTGCCACTTTATACCCGCCTCTTCTCCATGAAAACAAGTGCAGGTCTAACCCATCCCCTAAATTCTGCCATCTGGCTTTAGACATCATCCAGGAGTAGCTTTTCCTATTACACAGGACGCGGCAGCTCTCCTGAGTTACAAGCCAGTACATCTAGCTACTTACAGGACGTGTCACTTTGATAACTCAAAGAAATTGTTCACTATTTCTTCAGTGTTCCTGGTTTCTACTAATGACTTCATCTACTCAGTTGtttgagcaaaaagaaaatcaagaaataatccTAATTCTTTCTACTCTCACTTCCCAAGTATAATCGTGTGTCTCTCCATCCTTGTTACCAGTATCCTCATTTAAATACACTGAACTGACAgcagctcatttcttttctcctctcaaaTCCTTCTCCATTCACAAGTTGGATTGCTTTTGTCTAAAATCTAGAATTTATCTTGTCACTTTTCAGCTCCAAACTAAACACTCCAAACTTTTTAAATTGCTGATTTGCTGCCTCACTCCCCAGCTTcatctctcctgcctccccacaTAACCTACAGAAGTTTTTGTAGTGAGTTTAGTACACCATGATTTTTCTCACCTCTGAGCCTTCACATATATTTCCTCTGTCCGGAACATTTTAGTACTCTCCGGACCCAAACCCATCGTGCGGTTTCATATGTCCCCTTCCTGACTAAATGTCTACTCATCCTTCATTTAAATCAATATGAAGGATTAAATATCACTTCTAGATAGACTGTCCTAAACCCGAAAATTAGTGTAGTCAGCAGCAACTTGTACTTCCTTGTCAAACTCTTTGAAATTGCTTATTTAATTGCCTTTTCCCCTCAAACTGTAAGTTACACAAAGGCAGGGACAGTGTCTGTCTTgttttcccagcttctagaataGTGCTTGGTGTACAGGAGGTGTGCAATAAATATAtgctaaatgaatgagtaaataaataaatggattcaCAAACCAATTCGCCTTGTGTGTGTCCCTGCCTCATCCTACACTTATGTATATAACATTTTGTTTGACACTGTACTTGCATGTGATATACACAATATCCCTCCACTTGATTACAGCATCCACAAAAGTTAATGCCCACTTACTCATAACCCCCACCCTAAAACCGCAGACACTTTCAGAGGTAGTTCTGTTTCAGTTACCCTTTGTTATGTAACATATCACCTCAAAACTTagtggcaaaaataaaaacaacttacgGCAATTCTGTGGGTTAGCAATCTGGTGTTTTTCATGGTCTCACCTGGGGTTACCCATTCAATTATAATCATCTGACAGCTTGACTGgtatgatgattaattttatgtgtcaatttgactgggccATGGTGCCCAGATACACGGTCAAACATTCTGCTGTTTCTGTTAGGGTTTGTTGCAATGAGATTAACAAATCAGTGGACTTTGAATAACTCAGATTGACCTCCATAATGTGAATAGGCCTTATCCAATCACCTGAAGGCCTTTCGTGACCAAGGAAGAATTTTGCCAGTAGATGGCTCTCAGACTTGAACTGCAGCATCAGCTTTTCCCTGGTCTCCAGCCTGCCAACccaccctgcagattttggacttgaaaGCTCTGTAATCAAGTCAGCCaagtccttaaaataaatctctttataaacacacacacacacacacacacacacacacacacacacacgtgcacgcacacgcacacatcccattggttctgtttctctggagaaccctgaataCATCTAGGGTTGGAGGGTTCAAGATGGCCTCACTCACATGTCTGGCAGTTGGTGCTGGCTATTGCCTGGGAAGCCTTAGTTCTCCACGTGGCTTCTCATCTTGTTGTGGTAGGTTGAGCTTTTCCATAGCATGGTGGTCTTAGCATTCCAAGATGAGAGTGGGAGCAAAGACCTAAAGCCTAGACTCTAAAATGTACAAGATCACTACATCATATTCAGTTGATCAAAGCAAGTCATAAGATCATCCCAGATACAAGAGGTGGTAAAATAAACTCCGATTTCTGATGCACAGAGTGACAATGTCACATTACAAAGGGGTGTGGACACAGGAAGCTGTGATTCATAATAATTGCATACAATTATTATAATGATTtacagtcaggcatggtggctaacgcctataatcccagcactttggaaggccaaggcaggtggattacctgaggtcaagagttcgagaccaatctgaccaacatggagaaatcctgtctctactaaaaatacaaaaattggccgggcatagtggtgagcacctgtaatcccagctacttgggaggctggagctggagaattgctggaacccagggggcagaggttacagagagccgagatcacaccattgcactccagcctgggcaacaagagggaaactctgtcttggggaaaaaaaaaaaaggatttacaaCAAAGTCTTTGACTTTTACTACTTAAATCTGGAAAActatattattcagaaaaagaaataatggaattccaaataaaacaagtcactgaaataattcatttttttaaacattcaattAAAATGTAATGGTTTTGCTTTCAAATTAATAGAGAGGGAGAATCTGATAGAATCTCAGTATAAGCACAAATCCTTCAAAGTTTTGATTGGTTCTATTTatttcctgttattttcttttttctttctttctttatttttttgagacacagtctcactctgtcgccaggccagACTGCCGTGGccccatcttagctcactgcaacctcccactcccaggttcaagcaattctcctgcctcagcctcccgagtagctgggattacaggcacccaccaccacgcccagctaatttttcatatttttagcagagacagggtttcatcatgttggctaggatggtctcgatctcctgacctcataatctgcccaacctcacctcccaaaatgctgggattacaggcatgagccactgtgcccagcctatttcctgttattttcttcaggaaaattattattattattttattttaaactgtctCTCTAGTGGAATAGAAAATTGTAGAGTAATGATTCTCAATCATTTTTATTTGCCACAGTACTTCTGAGAAATCTGTAGTGGTTGCTTACAAGAGCAGGAAGTCTGTAAGAGAAGACAGTGAATGGAAGGgcagtaaatattaatatatctggTGCGGACAGAAGAAACTTCTCTAGTTAGGTCCACCCCACATTCTGATGCTCCCCTCAGGGAGGGCAGGTGAAACCCATTCCCACCTCTCATGCCTACCCCTTTGAAAATCACTGTTGTAAAAATCCAAATTGTGTTTTATCAGCTTCTCTGAGGACATTTTGCGCACATGATGTTAAACTGACTGTCAAAAGTATTTGGGTTTCTGGGAAGAACAGTGGAGTATAACTGTAGTTTAAAAGTATTGCTTGCATTATTTAAACCATCCTTGAAAGtaacttttcagaaaaattaaataatattagcaTATTAAGTATTGATCTGAAATATATTATCCTGCGTGTTATAATAGACTAAAATGAATACCTAGATCTGATCATCATTTGGCTAGAGTGTGGtccctgaattttttaaaaatgtaataaaacctCACAAAATCAGATTAAGGGAGGGTTAGTTTTAGAGAGGGAAAAGTCaaaattactgaatttttaaagaaatgcatgCCATTTTACTTCAAGAATAATTCccaccagtgtttctcaaactgtttTGGTCTCAGGACCCTTTtgcactcttaaaaattattgaagctgagcacagtggctcataactgtaatcccagcactttgggaggctgaggcaggcagatcacttgaggtcaggagttcaagacaagcctggccaacatggcaaaaccccctcctactaaaaatgcaaaagttagccaggtgtagtggcgggcacctgtaatcccaggtactcaggagactggggcaggaggatcacttgaacctgggaggcggaagttgtagtgagccaagatcgcgccactgtactctagcctgggcaacagagtaagactctgtctcaaaaaaaataaattgagaaccCCCAAAGTTCTTGTTTACATGTATAACACATATTGATGTTTACTATATTAGAAATTAGACCTAAGatgtttaaactattttattcacttaaatataaaggtcatcaacttttatatttaaatgtatttttaaaataataactatattttcaaaaacaaaaaaaatttagtgaaAAGAGTGCCAttggtttacattttttgtatatttttttaatatttggtttAGCAGCACCAAGCTGGATTCTCATGTTTCTGCATTCAACCTGTTgcaatatgttgttttggttggAATATATGAAATAAAGCCAGCACCAcacaaatatgcattttatttatttactttatgtgtgtatttatttatttatttattatttttttagacacaaggtctcactctgttgcccagctagaGCACAGCAGCACAATCCCAGCTTACTAtagactcttgggctcaggcaatcctcctgcctcagcctcccaagtagctaggaccacagatgtgcatcaTTATGACcagctaattaaaagaaaaactttttttttaatacatggggtcttgctatgttgcccagactgatatcaaactcctgggctcagcgaTCCTCCCCTTGGCCTgctaaagtgctgcaattacaggcatgagccaccgtgcagaGTGGGGAGAAGCATTTTAAAAGCCTTCTCAGATAACTGTAATTTCTTTAAGGCTAACACTTTGGAATCTAAAACTTTATCATTTAACTGTTTGTACTCTGTTACATTAAAGTGGTAGTCaatcttgtccttttttttttttgacagagtcttaccctgtcgcccaggctggagtgcagtggtgtgatcttgactcactgcaacctctgcctcctggattcaagcaattctcctgcctgggattacaggtgccaccatgactggcttatttttagtagagacggggtttcaccattttggtcaggctgggctcaaactcctgacttcaggtgatccacttgcctcggcctcccaaggtgctgggattagaggcgtgagccaccatgcacagccagtCTTGTCCTTTCATGCACTGTTTTTACCCAGTCATGCTTTTGCAACATCATGCATTCATCATTTAGAAAATACTAGTTCACTGAGTTATACAGCTCTCCCAAATGTCAAAACATATTATTATACAATatcaaaaaatttacaaaaatatcacCATCAATCTTATCAGGCAGTTGGGAAGTTGTCAAACTCATAATGACAGAAACAAGctttccaaaattataattttcacttGAAAGCCCAAATTTTATTATTGCCGACAAATACCATTCGTTGTTTTTGTGGAAGAAATTGGCtctccttgttcattttcttttcttttttttttttttttaaacatgggtttcaccatattggtcaggctggtctcaaactcctaacctcaggtgatccacccgccccagcctcccaaagtgctgggattacaggcatgagccaccgtgcctggctcaccttgttcattttcaagaaaagacCTGCCATAGCTAAATCTGAACAACTATAGTTTGTCTGTTAGTCCTTCTGGTGTTCTATGAAAAAAGTGGCTAGTTGAGCTGGTATTACTTCCTTGAGGAAAAACCCTCTGTATGCAACTGAGTGTTCTATGTGTACTTCTTACTTCATCATACAGACAACAGACATTTTTAAAGGTTgagatttattaaaattaataattttcactCCTTTCTCAAGGGCATTCTTAAATGAAACTGGCTTTTCCCCATGAGCATATGTAATGAAGGCAATGACT
The DNA window shown above is from Callithrix jacchus isolate 240 chromosome 18, calJac240_pri, whole genome shotgun sequence and carries:
- the LOC144576532 gene encoding lysine-specific demethylase 5A-like isoform X3 — protein: MAGVGPGGYVAEFVSPPECPVFEPSWEELTDPLSFIARIRLLAEKTGICKIRPPKAMTRVRLDFLDQLAKFWELQGSTLKIPVVERKILDLYALSKL